In the genome of Streptomyces collinus, one region contains:
- a CDS encoding nucleotidyltransferase domain-containing protein: MTGNAVRRPGLDARGFLTREGSLARVPPAFRPVVTATRDRLTDVFGHRLHSAYLYGSIPRGTARVGRSDLDLLLALHQEPTGADRDDARALGAALDEEFGQIDGHGTLLFGRARLLSDLERYDLGWFVACLCTPLLGEDLAAHLPRYRPDSLLARETNGDLALLLPSWRRRIAGADDTEEARRPLVRFMSRHLVRTGFTLVMPRWHGWTSDLHEMAEAFAGFYPERGEQMRAAAALGREPAGDAAVLAAYVGDLGPWLAGEYARVHGVKAPRP, from the coding sequence ATGACCGGCAACGCCGTCCGCCGCCCCGGACTCGACGCGCGGGGCTTCCTCACCCGGGAGGGCTCCCTCGCGCGCGTGCCCCCGGCCTTCCGGCCGGTGGTCACCGCGACGCGCGACCGGCTGACCGACGTGTTCGGGCACCGGCTGCACAGCGCCTACCTCTACGGGTCGATACCGCGCGGCACCGCGCGCGTGGGCCGCAGCGACCTCGACCTGCTGCTCGCCCTGCACCAGGAGCCGACCGGGGCGGACCGGGACGACGCCCGGGCGCTCGGCGCGGCCCTGGACGAGGAGTTCGGGCAGATCGACGGGCACGGCACCCTGCTGTTCGGCCGGGCGCGGCTGCTGAGCGACCTGGAGCGGTACGACCTGGGGTGGTTCGTCGCCTGCCTGTGCACACCGCTGCTGGGCGAGGACCTGGCCGCTCACCTGCCGCGCTACCGCCCCGACTCGCTGCTGGCCCGCGAGACCAACGGCGATCTGGCCCTCCTCCTGCCGAGCTGGCGCCGGCGGATCGCCGGGGCGGACGACACGGAGGAGGCCCGCCGGCCCCTGGTCCGCTTCATGTCCCGGCACCTGGTCCGTACGGGCTTCACGCTGGTCATGCCCCGCTGGCACGGCTGGACCAGCGACCTGCACGAGATGGCCGAGGCCTTCGCCGGGTTCTACCCCGAGCGGGGTGAGCAGATGCGGGCAGCGGCCGCCCTGGGCCGGGAGCCGGCCGGGGACGCCGCCGTGCTCGCGGCGTACGTCGGCGATCTCGGACCCTGGCTCGCCGGGGAGTACGCGCGCGTGCACGGCGTCAAAGCGCCGCGCCCCTGA
- a CDS encoding MBL fold metallo-hydrolase: MTDAAALPGQPRGGVLSGPATARAVNVLAPNASAMTLDGTNTWIVSEPGSDLAVVIDPGPLDDGHLCRVVATAEQAGKRVALTLLTHGHPDHAEGAARFAELTGTRVRALDPALRLGEEGLAAGDVITTGGLELRVVATPGHTSDSLCFHLPADRAVLTGDTVLGRGTTVVAHPDGRLGDYLDSLRRLRSLTVDDGVHTVLPGHGPVLDDAQGAVEYYLAHRATRLAQVETAVEDGYRTPAAVVAHVYADVDRSLWPAAELSVRAQMDYLEEHGLI; the protein is encoded by the coding sequence ACGGACGCAGCCGCCCTTCCCGGCCAGCCGCGCGGCGGGGTCCTCTCGGGGCCCGCCACCGCGCGGGCCGTGAACGTCCTGGCCCCCAACGCCTCGGCGATGACCCTCGACGGCACGAACACCTGGATCGTCTCCGAGCCCGGCTCGGACCTGGCCGTGGTGATCGACCCGGGTCCGCTGGACGACGGGCATCTGTGCCGGGTCGTCGCCACGGCCGAGCAGGCGGGCAAGCGCGTCGCCCTGACCCTGCTGACCCACGGCCACCCCGACCACGCGGAGGGCGCCGCCCGGTTCGCCGAACTGACCGGCACGCGCGTGCGTGCCCTCGACCCGGCCCTGCGGCTGGGCGAGGAGGGCCTGGCCGCCGGAGACGTCATCACCACCGGCGGACTGGAACTGCGCGTCGTAGCGACCCCGGGCCACACCTCCGACTCCCTGTGCTTCCACCTCCCGGCCGACCGGGCGGTCCTCACCGGCGACACGGTCCTCGGCCGCGGCACGACGGTCGTGGCCCACCCCGACGGGCGTCTCGGTGACTACCTGGACTCCCTGCGCCGCCTGCGCTCCCTCACGGTCGACGACGGCGTCCACACGGTCCTGCCGGGTCACGGACCCGTACTCGACGACGCCCAGGGCGCCGTCGAGTACTACCTCGCCCACCGCGCCACCCGCCTCGCCCAGGTGGAGACGGCGGTCGAGGACGGCTACCGCACCCCTGCCGCCGTCGTGGCGCACGTCTACGCGGACGTGGACCGCTCCCTGTGGCCGGCCGCGGAACTGTCGGTGCGGGCGCAGATGGACTATCTGGAGGAGCACGGGCTCATCTAG
- a CDS encoding alpha/beta fold hydrolase — translation MTDPDTPSAPPAPAVLLDGPWSHRDVAANGARFHIAELGDGPLVLLLHGFPQFWWTWRHQLVALADAGFRAVAMDLRGVGGSDRTPRGYDPANLALDVTGVIRSLGEPDAALVGHDLGGYLAWTAAAMRPKLVRRLAVSSMPHPRRWRSAMLRDVKQSRAGSHIWGFQRPWIPERQLTADDGALVAELIQEWSGPRPPEDEALQTYRRAMCIPSAAHCAVEPYRWMVRSLARPDGLQFNRRMKRPVRVPTLHLHGSLDPVMRTRSAAGSGEYVEAPYRWRLFDGLGHFPHEEDPVAFSSELINWLRDPEPDR, via the coding sequence ATGACGGACCCCGACACACCCTCGGCACCACCGGCTCCGGCCGTCCTGCTCGACGGCCCCTGGAGCCACCGCGACGTCGCCGCCAACGGCGCCCGCTTCCACATCGCCGAGCTGGGCGACGGGCCGCTGGTGCTGCTGCTGCACGGCTTCCCGCAGTTCTGGTGGACGTGGCGGCACCAGCTGGTGGCGCTCGCCGACGCGGGTTTCCGGGCCGTCGCCATGGACCTGCGGGGTGTCGGCGGCAGCGACCGCACGCCGCGCGGCTACGACCCCGCCAACCTCGCACTCGACGTCACCGGCGTCATCCGCTCCCTCGGCGAGCCGGATGCCGCGCTGGTCGGCCACGACCTGGGCGGATACCTCGCGTGGACGGCGGCGGCGATGCGCCCCAAGCTGGTGCGGCGGCTGGCGGTCTCGTCCATGCCGCACCCGCGGCGCTGGCGCTCGGCCATGCTGAGGGACGTCAAGCAGAGCCGCGCCGGTTCACACATCTGGGGGTTCCAGCGGCCCTGGATCCCGGAGCGGCAGCTCACCGCCGACGACGGGGCGCTCGTGGCGGAGCTGATCCAGGAGTGGTCCGGGCCGCGCCCACCCGAGGACGAGGCGCTTCAGACGTACCGCCGCGCCATGTGCATCCCCTCCGCGGCGCACTGCGCGGTCGAGCCGTACCGCTGGATGGTGCGCTCCCTGGCCCGCCCGGACGGCCTCCAGTTCAACCGGCGGATGAAGCGGCCGGTGCGCGTGCCGACCCTCCATCTGCACGGCTCGCTCGACCCCGTGATGCGCACGCGCAGCGCGGCCGGGTCCGGCGAGTACGTCGAAGCCCCCTACCGCTGGCGTCTGTTCGACGGCCTCGGTCACTTCCCGCACGAGGAGGACCCGGTCGCGTTCTCCTCGGAACTCATCAACTGGCTGCGGGATCCCGAACCTGACCGGTGA
- the acs gene encoding acetate--CoA ligase encodes MSNESLANLLKEERRFAPPADLAANANVTAEAYEQAKADRLGFWAEQARRLTWAKEPTETLDWSNPPFAKWFKDGKLNVAYNCVDRHVEAGHGDRVAIHFEGEPGDSRAITYAELKDEVSKAANALLELGVQAGDRVAVYMPMIPETAIAMLACARIGAAHSVVFGGFSSDALATRIQDADARVIITSDGGYRRGKPSALKPAVDEAVEKAGIVEHVLVVRRTGQDVAFTEGRDVWWHDLVGRQSAEHTPQAFDAEHPLFILYTSGTTGKPKGILHTSGGYLTQTAYTHHAVFDLKPETDVYWCTADVGWVTGHSYIVYGPLANGATQVMYEGTPDTPHQGRFWEIVQKYGVTILYTAPTAIRTFMKWGDDIPAKFDLSSLRVLGSVGEPINPEAWIWYRKNIGGDRTPVVDTWWQTETGSMMITPLPGVTATKPGSAQTPLPGISATVVDDEASEVPNGGGGYLVLTEPWPSMLRTIWGDDQRFIDTYWSRFEGKYFAGDGAKKDDDGDIWLLGRVDDVMLVSGHNISTTEVESALVSHPSVAEAAVVGAADETTGQAIVAFVILRGTASETEDLVAELRTHVGNTLGPIAKPKRVLPVAELPKTRSGKIMRRLLRDVAENRQLGDVTTLTDSTVMDLIQSKLPAAPSED; translated from the coding sequence GTGAGCAACGAAAGCCTGGCCAACCTGCTCAAGGAAGAGCGCAGGTTCGCACCCCCCGCCGACCTGGCCGCGAACGCCAACGTCACGGCGGAGGCGTATGAGCAGGCCAAGGCTGACAGGCTCGGCTTCTGGGCCGAGCAGGCCCGTCGGCTGACCTGGGCCAAGGAGCCCACCGAGACGCTCGACTGGTCGAACCCGCCGTTCGCCAAGTGGTTCAAGGACGGCAAGCTCAACGTCGCCTACAACTGCGTCGACCGGCACGTAGAGGCAGGGCACGGCGACCGGGTCGCCATCCACTTCGAGGGCGAGCCCGGCGACAGCCGCGCCATCACCTACGCCGAGCTCAAGGACGAGGTGTCCAAGGCGGCCAACGCGCTGCTGGAGCTGGGCGTTCAGGCCGGGGACCGGGTCGCCGTCTACATGCCGATGATCCCCGAGACGGCGATCGCGATGCTGGCCTGCGCCCGGATCGGCGCCGCCCACTCGGTCGTCTTCGGCGGCTTCTCGTCGGACGCGCTCGCCACCCGCATCCAGGACGCCGACGCGCGCGTGATCATCACCTCCGACGGTGGCTACCGGCGCGGCAAGCCGTCCGCGCTCAAGCCGGCCGTGGACGAGGCCGTCGAGAAGGCGGGCATCGTCGAACACGTCCTGGTCGTGCGCCGCACGGGCCAGGACGTCGCCTTCACCGAGGGCCGCGACGTGTGGTGGCACGACCTGGTCGGACGGCAGAGCGCCGAGCACACCCCGCAGGCCTTCGACGCCGAGCACCCGCTGTTCATCCTCTACACCTCGGGCACCACGGGTAAGCCGAAGGGCATCCTGCACACCTCCGGCGGCTACCTCACGCAGACCGCCTACACGCACCACGCCGTCTTCGACCTCAAGCCGGAGACCGACGTCTACTGGTGCACGGCCGACGTCGGCTGGGTCACCGGCCACTCGTACATCGTCTACGGCCCGCTGGCCAACGGCGCGACGCAGGTCATGTACGAGGGCACGCCCGACACCCCGCACCAGGGCCGCTTCTGGGAGATCGTCCAGAAGTACGGCGTGACGATCCTCTACACCGCGCCGACCGCGATCCGTACGTTCATGAAGTGGGGCGACGACATCCCCGCCAAGTTCGACCTGTCCAGCCTGCGCGTGCTGGGCTCGGTGGGTGAGCCGATCAACCCCGAGGCGTGGATCTGGTACCGCAAGAACATCGGCGGCGACCGCACCCCGGTCGTCGACACCTGGTGGCAGACCGAGACCGGCTCGATGATGATCACCCCGCTGCCGGGCGTGACCGCGACCAAGCCCGGTTCGGCGCAGACACCGCTGCCCGGCATCTCCGCGACGGTCGTCGACGACGAGGCCAGCGAGGTGCCCAACGGCGGTGGCGGCTATCTGGTGCTGACCGAGCCGTGGCCGTCGATGCTGCGCACCATCTGGGGCGACGACCAGCGGTTCATCGACACCTACTGGTCGCGCTTCGAGGGCAAGTACTTCGCCGGTGACGGTGCCAAGAAGGACGACGACGGCGACATCTGGCTGCTCGGCCGGGTCGACGACGTCATGCTCGTCTCGGGGCACAACATCTCCACCACGGAGGTCGAGTCGGCGCTGGTCTCCCACCCCTCCGTCGCCGAGGCGGCGGTGGTCGGCGCCGCGGACGAGACGACCGGGCAGGCGATCGTCGCGTTCGTGATCCTGCGCGGCACGGCCTCGGAGACCGAGGACCTGGTCGCCGAGCTGCGCACGCACGTCGGCAACACCCTCGGCCCGATCGCCAAGCCCAAGCGGGTCCTGCCGGTGGCCGAGCTGCCCAAGACCCGCTCCGGCAAGATCATGCGCCGTCTGCTGCGGGACGTCGCCGAGAACCGCCAGCTGGGTGACGTCACCACGCTGACCGACTCCACGGTCATGGACCTCATCCAGTCCAAGCTGCCCGCCGCGCCCAGCGAGGACTGA
- the nhaA gene encoding Na+/H+ antiporter NhaA — translation MTAPRSTTPRKVFGRLSLPERTYVADALRTETVGGVLLLAAAVTALLWANIPALHDSYESVSHFHIGPAALGLDLSVAHWAADGLLAIFFFVAGIELKRELVAGDLRDPKAAALPVVAALCGMAVPALVYTVTAAAGGGSLDGWAVPTATDIAFALAVLAVIGTSLPSALRAFLLTLAVVDDLFAILIIAVFFTADLNFAALGGSVAGLLLFWVLLRKGVRGWYVYVPLALVVWALMYNSGIHATVAGVAMGLMLRCHRREGEDRSPGERIEHLVRPLSAGLAVPLFALFSAGVAISGGALADVFTRPETLGVVLGLVVGKAVGIFGGTWLTARFTRASLSDDLAWADVFAVSSLAGIGFTVSLLIGELAFEGDQTMTGQVKAAVLLGSLIAATLATVLLKIRNAKYRRLWADEERDEDADGIPDVYEEDDPAYHLRLAALYDRKAAEHRRIAREKAAERHGLAEVPGGAGEDHHRPA, via the coding sequence GTGACCGCGCCCCGCTCCACCACCCCCCGCAAGGTCTTCGGCCGGCTGTCGCTGCCCGAGCGGACCTATGTGGCCGACGCGCTGCGCACCGAGACCGTCGGCGGGGTGCTGCTGCTCGCCGCGGCGGTCACCGCACTGCTCTGGGCGAACATCCCCGCGCTGCACGACAGCTACGAGAGCGTCTCCCACTTCCACATCGGCCCCGCCGCCCTCGGCCTCGACCTCTCCGTCGCGCACTGGGCCGCCGACGGACTGCTCGCGATCTTCTTCTTCGTCGCCGGGATCGAGCTCAAGCGCGAGCTGGTCGCGGGCGACCTGCGTGATCCGAAGGCCGCCGCGCTGCCGGTCGTCGCCGCCCTGTGCGGCATGGCCGTACCGGCGCTCGTCTACACCGTCACCGCGGCCGCCGGCGGCGGCTCCCTGGACGGCTGGGCCGTGCCGACCGCCACCGACATCGCCTTCGCGCTCGCCGTGCTCGCCGTCATCGGCACCTCCCTGCCCAGCGCGCTGCGGGCCTTCCTGCTCACACTCGCCGTCGTCGACGACCTCTTCGCGATCCTGATCATCGCCGTCTTCTTCACCGCCGACCTGAACTTCGCCGCGCTCGGCGGCTCCGTCGCCGGGCTGCTGCTCTTCTGGGTGCTGCTGCGCAAGGGCGTGCGGGGCTGGTACGTGTACGTGCCGCTCGCCCTCGTCGTCTGGGCGCTGATGTACAACAGCGGCATCCACGCCACCGTCGCCGGTGTCGCCATGGGCCTGATGCTGCGCTGCCACCGCCGCGAGGGAGAGGACCGCTCCCCCGGCGAGCGCATCGAGCACCTCGTGCGGCCCCTGTCGGCGGGGCTGGCGGTGCCGCTGTTCGCCCTCTTCAGCGCCGGTGTCGCCATCTCCGGCGGGGCTCTGGCCGACGTGTTCACCCGCCCGGAGACCCTCGGCGTCGTCCTCGGGCTCGTCGTCGGCAAGGCGGTGGGCATCTTCGGCGGGACGTGGCTGACGGCTCGTTTCACCCGCGCCTCGCTCAGCGACGACCTCGCCTGGGCGGACGTCTTCGCGGTGTCCAGTCTCGCCGGCATCGGCTTCACCGTCTCGCTGCTCATCGGCGAACTCGCCTTCGAGGGCGACCAGACCATGACCGGCCAGGTCAAGGCCGCCGTCCTGCTGGGCTCGCTGATCGCCGCGACACTCGCGACCGTTCTGCTGAAGATCCGGAACGCCAAGTACCGCCGTCTGTGGGCGGACGAGGAGCGCGATGAGGACGCCGACGGCATCCCGGACGTCTACGAGGAGGACGATCCCGCCTACCACTTGCGGCTCGCCGCCCTCTACGACCGCAAGGCCGCCGAGCACCGCCGGATCGCCCGGGAGAAGGCAGCCGAGCGCCACGGGCTTGCCGAAGTACCGGGCGGGGCAGGCGAGGACCACCACCGTCCGGCATGA
- a CDS encoding MarP family serine protease, whose product MNVLDILLLVAAVWFAVVGYRQGFVVGILSVIGFLGGGLVAVYVLPVIWDALTDNAEVSTTAAVVAVVVVIVCASVGQALTTHLGNKLRRHITWSPARALDATGGALVNVVAMLLVAWLIGSALAGTTLPTLGKEVRNSKVLLGVSQALPDQAATWFADFSSVLAQNGFPQVFSPFSNEPITDVRPPDPALADSPVAARAQRSIVKVMGTAPSCGKVLEGTGFVFSDRRVMTNAHVVGGVDEPTVQIGGEGRKYDAKVVLYDWRRDIAVLDVPNLKAPVLRFTGKDASSGDSAIVAGFPENGAYDVRAARVRGRISANGPDIYHRGTVRRDVYSLFATVRQGNSGGPLLTPDGKVYGVVFAKSLDDAKTGYALTVDEIQEDITKGRTANQQVGSDSCAL is encoded by the coding sequence GTGAACGTGCTGGACATCTTGTTGCTGGTCGCCGCCGTGTGGTTCGCGGTCGTGGGGTACCGCCAGGGGTTCGTCGTCGGCATCCTGTCGGTGATCGGCTTCCTGGGCGGCGGCCTCGTCGCGGTGTACGTGCTGCCCGTCATCTGGGACGCGCTGACGGACAACGCGGAGGTGAGCACGACCGCCGCCGTCGTCGCGGTCGTCGTCGTCATCGTCTGCGCCTCCGTCGGCCAGGCCCTCACCACCCACCTCGGCAACAAGCTGCGCCGGCACATCACCTGGTCCCCGGCCCGGGCTCTCGACGCCACCGGCGGCGCCCTCGTCAACGTCGTGGCGATGCTCCTGGTCGCCTGGCTGATCGGCTCGGCCCTCGCGGGCACGACGCTGCCCACGCTCGGCAAGGAGGTCCGCAACTCCAAGGTGCTGCTGGGCGTCTCGCAGGCCCTGCCGGACCAAGCGGCCACCTGGTTCGCGGACTTCTCCTCCGTCCTCGCGCAGAACGGCTTCCCGCAGGTGTTCAGCCCGTTCTCGAACGAGCCGATCACCGACGTCCGGCCCCCGGACCCGGCGCTGGCCGACAGCCCGGTGGCGGCCCGCGCCCAGCGTTCCATCGTCAAGGTCATGGGCACGGCCCCGAGCTGCGGCAAGGTCCTGGAGGGCACCGGCTTCGTCTTCTCCGACCGCCGCGTCATGACCAACGCGCACGTGGTGGGCGGAGTCGACGAGCCGACCGTTCAGATAGGCGGCGAGGGCAGGAAGTACGACGCCAAGGTCGTGCTCTACGACTGGCGGCGCGACATCGCCGTCCTCGACGTGCCGAATCTCAAGGCACCCGTGCTGCGGTTCACCGGCAAGGACGCGAGCAGCGGCGACAGCGCGATCGTCGCGGGCTTCCCGGAGAACGGGGCGTACGACGTGCGGGCCGCACGCGTACGGGGCCGCATCTCGGCCAACGGCCCGGACATCTACCACCGCGGCACGGTCCGCCGCGACGTCTACTCCCTCTTCGCGACCGTCCGCCAGGGCAACTCCGGCGGCCCGCTGCTCACCCCCGACGGCAAGGTCTACGGCGTGGTGTTCGCCAAGTCCCTCGACGACGCCAAGACCGGGTACGCGCTGACCGTGGACGAGATCCAGGAGGACATCACCAAGGGGCGCACCGCCAACCAGCAGGTGGGAAGCGACAGCTGCGCGCTCTAG
- the nth gene encoding endonuclease III produces MKKAASAKGAASAKKAASKAGASKASGSKASGSKSTASKASSSKTSAAKKAAKGAAVKKAPAPKKVAVAPKKATARLKGTAPAKAVVHPPGDESPTALVRRARRINRELAEVFPYAHPELDFENPFQLVVATVLSAQTTDLRVNQTTPSLFAKYPTPEDLAAANPEEVEEILRPCGFFRAKTKSVIGLSKALVEDFGGEVPGRLEDLVKLPGVGRKTAFVVLGNAFGRPGITVDTHFQRLVRRWRWTGESDPDKIEAAIGALFPKSDWTDLSHHVIWHGRRICHARKPACGACPIAPLCPAYGEGETDPEKAKKLLKYEKGGFPGQRLKPPQAYLDAGGTPAPPLGAG; encoded by the coding sequence GTGAAGAAGGCCGCGTCCGCGAAGGGGGCCGCGTCCGCGAAGAAGGCTGCTTCCAAGGCGGGTGCTTCGAAGGCGAGTGGCTCGAAGGCGAGTGGCTCGAAGTCGACCGCCTCGAAGGCATCCTCTTCGAAGACGTCCGCTGCCAAGAAGGCCGCGAAGGGCGCTGCCGTGAAGAAGGCGCCCGCGCCCAAGAAGGTCGCGGTCGCGCCCAAGAAGGCCACCGCCCGCCTCAAGGGCACCGCCCCCGCCAAGGCCGTCGTCCACCCGCCGGGCGACGAGTCGCCCACCGCTCTGGTCCGCCGGGCCCGCCGTATCAACCGCGAGCTCGCCGAGGTCTTTCCGTACGCGCACCCCGAGCTGGACTTCGAGAACCCGTTCCAACTCGTCGTCGCCACGGTCCTGTCCGCCCAGACGACCGACCTGCGCGTCAACCAGACGACACCGTCCCTCTTCGCGAAGTACCCGACCCCGGAGGACCTGGCCGCCGCCAACCCCGAGGAGGTGGAGGAGATCCTCCGCCCGTGCGGCTTCTTCCGGGCCAAGACGAAGTCGGTCATAGGGCTGTCGAAGGCCCTGGTCGAGGACTTCGGGGGTGAGGTGCCCGGCCGGCTGGAGGACCTGGTCAAGCTGCCCGGCGTCGGCCGCAAGACCGCGTTCGTCGTGCTGGGCAACGCCTTCGGCCGCCCCGGCATCACCGTGGACACGCACTTCCAGCGCCTGGTGCGCCGTTGGCGGTGGACCGGTGAGAGCGACCCGGACAAGATCGAGGCCGCCATCGGCGCGCTCTTCCCGAAGAGCGACTGGACGGACCTCTCGCACCACGTGATCTGGCACGGCCGCCGCATCTGCCACGCCCGCAAGCCCGCGTGCGGCGCCTGCCCGATCGCCCCGCTCTGCCCGGCGTACGGCGAGGGCGAGACGGACCCGGAGAAGGCGAAGAAGCTCCTCAAGTACGAGAAGGGCGGCTTCCCCGGCCAGCGTCTGAAGCCGCCGCAGGCCTACCTGGACGCGGGCGGCACACCGGCGCCGCCGCTGGGGGCCGGATGA
- a CDS encoding Crp/Fnr family transcriptional regulator has protein sequence MDDVLRRNPLFAALDDEQAAELRASMSEVTLARGDSLFHEGDPGDRLYVVTEGKVKLHRTSPDGRENMLAVVGPSELIGELSLFDPGPRTATATALTEVKLLGLGHGDLQPWLNARPEVATALLRAVARRLRKTNDAMSDLVFSDVPGRVARALLDLSRRFGVQSEEGIHVVHDLTQEELAQLVGASRETVNKALADFAQRGWLRLEARAVILLDVERLAKRSR, from the coding sequence GTGGACGACGTTCTGCGGCGCAATCCGCTCTTCGCGGCGCTCGATGACGAGCAGGCCGCGGAGCTCCGCGCCTCCATGAGTGAGGTGACCCTCGCCCGCGGTGACTCGCTGTTCCATGAGGGCGACCCCGGAGACCGCCTGTACGTGGTCACCGAGGGCAAGGTGAAGCTCCACCGCACGTCCCCCGACGGCCGCGAGAACATGCTGGCCGTGGTCGGCCCCAGCGAGCTCATCGGCGAGCTGTCGCTGTTCGACCCGGGCCCGCGCACCGCGACCGCCACGGCACTGACCGAGGTCAAGCTGCTCGGCCTCGGCCACGGCGACCTCCAGCCCTGGCTGAACGCCCGCCCGGAGGTGGCCACGGCGCTCCTGCGCGCCGTCGCGCGCCGGCTGCGCAAGACCAACGACGCGATGTCCGACCTCGTCTTCTCGGACGTCCCGGGCCGCGTCGCCCGCGCCCTGCTCGACCTGTCGCGCCGGTTCGGCGTGCAGTCCGAGGAGGGCATCCACGTCGTGCACGACCTCACGCAGGAGGAGCTGGCCCAGCTGGTCGGCGCGTCCCGCGAGACGGTCAACAAGGCCCTCGCGGACTTCGCCCAGCGCGGCTGGTTGCGCCTGGAGGCCCGCGCGGTGATCCTCCTGGACGTGGAACGCCTCGCCAAGCGCTCACGCTGA
- a CDS encoding NUDIX hydrolase has protein sequence MTRASDTQDGPVVLSKDGLPGWLDPVVHAVETVRPTQLSRFLPPEDGAGRQSAVLVLFGEGRHGPELLLMERASSLRSHAGQPSFPGGALDPEDGDPAGDGPLRAALREAEEETGLDPSGVQLFGVLPRLYIPVSGFVVTPVLGWWREPSPVGVVDPNETARVFTVPVADLTDPANRATTVHPSGHRGPAFLVESALVWGFTAGIIDRLLHFAGWERPWDREKQVPLDWRA, from the coding sequence ATGACGCGCGCGAGCGACACACAGGACGGCCCGGTGGTGCTGAGCAAGGACGGGCTGCCCGGCTGGCTGGACCCTGTGGTGCACGCCGTGGAGACCGTTCGGCCGACACAGCTGAGCCGCTTCCTGCCGCCGGAGGACGGCGCCGGGCGGCAGTCCGCCGTGCTGGTCCTGTTCGGCGAGGGCAGGCACGGGCCGGAGCTGCTGCTCATGGAGCGTGCGAGCTCCCTGCGCTCGCACGCCGGCCAGCCCTCCTTCCCGGGCGGCGCCCTCGACCCGGAGGACGGCGACCCGGCCGGTGACGGCCCGCTGCGGGCCGCCCTGCGCGAGGCGGAGGAGGAGACCGGCCTCGATCCCTCCGGCGTCCAGCTCTTCGGCGTCCTGCCCCGGCTCTACATCCCGGTCAGCGGTTTCGTCGTCACTCCGGTTCTGGGCTGGTGGCGGGAGCCGAGCCCGGTCGGGGTGGTCGATCCGAACGAGACCGCCAGGGTCTTCACCGTCCCCGTGGCGGATCTCACGGATCCGGCGAACCGGGCGACCACCGTCCACCCCAGCGGCCACCGAGGTCCGGCATTTCTGGTCGAATCGGCCCTTGTCTGGGGTTTCACGGCCGGAATCATCGACCGGCTGCTGCACTTCGCAGGCTGGGAGCGGCCCTGGGACCGCGAGAAGCAGGTCCCGCTCGACTGGCGCGCATGA
- a CDS encoding phage holin family protein, whose protein sequence is MSAPDGSPVGAERSIGQLFASATAEMSALVHDEIALAKAQLRQDVKRGATSGGAFSAAGAVLIFSLPMLNFALAYGIRTWSDWNLAVCFLLSFAANVLVALVLALVGIVFAKKAKKSKGPQKVAASMKESAVVLQKAKPHPRPELPQDRVPEAIEAVARSSS, encoded by the coding sequence ATGAGCGCACCCGACGGCAGCCCGGTCGGCGCCGAACGCAGCATCGGCCAGCTGTTCGCCTCGGCGACAGCGGAAATGTCGGCGCTGGTGCACGACGAGATCGCGCTGGCCAAGGCGCAACTCAGGCAGGACGTGAAGCGGGGCGCGACCAGCGGCGGCGCCTTCTCGGCGGCCGGAGCGGTGCTGATCTTCTCCCTGCCGATGCTGAACTTCGCGCTGGCGTACGGCATCCGCACCTGGAGCGACTGGAACCTCGCGGTCTGCTTCCTGCTGTCGTTCGCGGCGAACGTGCTGGTCGCGCTCGTCCTGGCGCTGGTCGGCATCGTCTTCGCAAAGAAGGCCAAGAAGAGCAAGGGCCCGCAGAAGGTCGCCGCCTCGATGAAGGAGAGTGCGGTCGTCCTGCAGAAGGCCAAGCCGCACCCGCGTCCGGAGCTCCCGCAGGACCGGGTCCCCGAGGCCATCGAGGCTGTGGCACGCTCGTCATCATGA